A region from the Lycium barbarum isolate Lr01 chromosome 8, ASM1917538v2, whole genome shotgun sequence genome encodes:
- the LOC132606483 gene encoding uncharacterized protein LOC132606483 isoform X1, whose product MILSMATGGSSSSSLPVDEEDEILMLYGSESGWVEPKSNCDHLASLSSDLTHIPTPDTPCNRCQHPAENWLCLGCKEVLCSRFVNKHMLEHYKLMDHSLALSFSDLSVWCFSCNAYLDAEVIMPLQSVHFTAYVLKFNEPPPLRAMECIQITDNRADGSTSRN is encoded by the exons ATGATTTT GTCCATGGCAACTGGAGGTTCCTCATCGTCTTCACTTCCTGTTGATGAAGAAGATGAGATACTGATGCTATACGGGTCTGAATCGGGTTGGGTTGAGCCGAAAAGTAACTGTGATCACCTCGCTTCTTTGTCCTCTGATCTCACCCACATTCCAACTCCTGATACTCCTTGCAACAG GTGCCAACATCCAGCAGAGAACTGGCTATGTTTGGGCTGCAAGGAGGTTCTTTGCAGTCGATTTGTTAATAAGCACATGCTCGAGCATTACAAGCTGATGGATCACTCTTTAGCGCTCAGCTTTAG TGATCTATCAGTTTGGTGTTTCTCCTGCAATGCATATTTAGATGCCGAGGTAATAATGCCATTGCAGTCTGTTCATTTCACTGCCTACGTACTGAAGTTTAATGAGCCTCCACCTTTACGAGCAATGGAGTGTATACAAATTACAGATAACAGAGCAGACGGTTCTACTTCTAGGAACTAA
- the LOC132606483 gene encoding uncharacterized protein LOC132606483 isoform X2, with protein MATGGSSSSSLPVDEEDEILMLYGSESGWVEPKSNCDHLASLSSDLTHIPTPDTPCNRCQHPAENWLCLGCKEVLCSRFVNKHMLEHYKLMDHSLALSFSDLSVWCFSCNAYLDAEVIMPLQSVHFTAYVLKFNEPPPLRAMECIQITDNRADGSTSRN; from the exons ATGGCAACTGGAGGTTCCTCATCGTCTTCACTTCCTGTTGATGAAGAAGATGAGATACTGATGCTATACGGGTCTGAATCGGGTTGGGTTGAGCCGAAAAGTAACTGTGATCACCTCGCTTCTTTGTCCTCTGATCTCACCCACATTCCAACTCCTGATACTCCTTGCAACAG GTGCCAACATCCAGCAGAGAACTGGCTATGTTTGGGCTGCAAGGAGGTTCTTTGCAGTCGATTTGTTAATAAGCACATGCTCGAGCATTACAAGCTGATGGATCACTCTTTAGCGCTCAGCTTTAG TGATCTATCAGTTTGGTGTTTCTCCTGCAATGCATATTTAGATGCCGAGGTAATAATGCCATTGCAGTCTGTTCATTTCACTGCCTACGTACTGAAGTTTAATGAGCCTCCACCTTTACGAGCAATGGAGTGTATACAAATTACAGATAACAGAGCAGACGGTTCTACTTCTAGGAACTAA